GTTCTTCACCGAGCGGATGCGCTTGCGGATGTCTCGAAGGGACGCCATGGACCGGAAACTCCTCTGGGACGACGTGCGGCGCGCACCCTCGTGGACGGCCCGGGCTGGCCGGAATGGGGGTGGCGGGCCCCCTATATAGGCGGGGCGGGGGCCGGTCAACGGCGGGGTGCCCGGGACGGGCCCGGGCCCCCCCTCCTGCAAGCTGGGGGGGAGCGACCGTCGCCCGTCGGGGGACCGGGCGGGCAGAACAGTTCCGGGGGGCCGGACGCAAGGTTCGCTTTCCGCGAGCGGCGCGCCGGAAGAGAATGGACCCTTCCGACCGTTTTGCGAGGTCCATGAAGGCTGGCGGCACGACCAGGGTGTGGGTTCGCAGGGGCCTGGGGCTGCTGGGCCTGGGCCTCGTCGTCGTGCTGGGCCTGTCGCAGTTCGTGCGCCTGCGCTACCAGGGCCGCATCGTGCCGCTGGCCGTGGCCCCGGAGGCGCCCCTGGCGCTGGTGTTCGGGGCGGGGCTGGCGCCGGGCGCGGTGCCTTCCCCGGTGCTGGCGCAGCGGCTGGACGCGGCCATCGCCCTGTGGCGGCAGGGCAAGGTGCGGGCGCTGCTGGTGAGCGGGGACAACTCCGCGCCCTTCCATGACGAGACGCGGGCCATGCGGCGCTACCTGGTGGAGCACGGGGTGCCGGACGCGGCGGTGCTGGGCGACGAGGCGGGGCTGTCCACCTATGACAGCTGCCTCCGGGCGCACACGGTGTTCGGCGCGGACCGGGCGGTGCTCGTCACCCAGCGCTTCCACCTGTCGCGGGCGCTGTTCATCGCCAACTCGGTGGGCATCGACGCGTGGGGCGTGGCGGCGGACGAGGGCCGCGCGACCCCCTGGCGCTACACGCTGCGAGAGACGCTCTCCCGGGTGCTCGCGCTGGCCATGGTGATGCTGGAAGTGGAGCCCGGCAGCCTCAACAGCCGGCCACCGACCGCCCCCCGCTGACGTCGGCCGGGCCCGGCAGGCAGGCGGCCGGCTCGAATTGCCGCCTCCGACCGCGGGGCTCATTTTCGTGGGGACACGGAAGCTTTCTCAACCCTCCCTGTCGAGGAGACCCCATGCGGTTCAACAAGCTCGGAGACGAGGATGTGGGCGAGTCCACCTCGCTGCGCCATCGCAACCCGATGACCGGGGAGGACGAAATCAACATCTCGGACCAGGACCTGGCGCTGTCCCCTCCCATGGAGGAGGAGGCGGATGCCCGGGACATCCTTCCGGATCAGATCCAGGAGTTCCGCCGGGGGGACGAGGAGGACGAGGACGAGCGCGAGCTGACCGCGCAGCCCGATGACCCGGGCCCGCGCGCGCAGAGGGCGGATCTGCTGCCCGAAGGGTAGCCGGGAGGTCTTCGCCGGCCCGTGGGTCCAACAGGGCGCGTCCCAGGTAGGGGACGCGCCCCTCGTTTCAAGGCCCGCGCACCGGGGAAGGAGGAGCCTGAGGGGCCCCTTCCGTCCACCGGGGTGATGCTCAGGACCGACGGCGCGCGGACTTCTTCGCCGTGGCTCCGCGAGCCCCCGCGGACTTGCCGGCGGCCTTCTTCGCGGTGGCCTTCTTCGCGGTGGAACCACCCCGCTTCTGGGCGGTCCCCTTCTTCGCGGCGGCCTTGCCCGGGGCCTTCTTCGCGCTGCCGCGAGCCGGAGCGGACTTCTTTCCGGCCGCCTTGCCCGGGGCCTTCTTCGCAGCGGACTTCTTTCCGGCCGCCTTGCCCGTGGCCTTCTTCGCGGCCCCCTTCTTCACGGCCGCCTTGCCCGTGGCCTTCTTCGCGCTGCCGCGAGCCGGAGCGGCCTTCTTCGCGGCCCCCTTCTTCACGGCCGCCTTGCGCGCGGTGCCCTTCGCGGGAGCTTCGGCCGCAGGCTTCGTCGCGGATCCACCCGCGCGGGCCCGGGACGCCGTGGGCGACTTCCCAGCGGAGGTCGCAGGAGCGCCGCGCCCCTTCTTCGCCGCGGAGGACGGACCACCGCTCACGGGAAGCGCGGAGGACTGCTTGCGGGACGGGACCTTCTTCGAGGTGGAGCGCGCGGGCCTGGGCTGCGTGAACAGCTCTTCCTGCGCACCCTCCTCCACGTCGGAGACGTCCTCGTCGGTTCCGGCTTCGTCGGACGCTTCGGCCTCTTCGCCTTCGACGAACGACTCCGCGTCTTCCGCTTCGGCTTCCTCGTCGGACGCCTCGGCCTCGGCTTCCTCCGCCTCGGCCTCTTCGACGTCGCGGGCCAGGGAGGCCAGGTCGCGGGAGTAGTCGCGGGTGCGCCCGGCCAGGGGCGACGCCTCTTCGTCCTCGGCCTCCGCGCCGGACAGGGCGCCCTGCAGCACGGCGTTCAAGGCCCGCGCGAAGGTCCGCTCCCCGAAGCTCTCCACCTCCACGGGCGGCACCAGCACCTCGAGCATGTCCTTGAGCGTGCGGTACAGCCGCATCTCCTTCTTCTCGTTCTCCCAGGTGCCGAAGACCCAGTCTTCCGCGTCCAGCGCGTCCACCCAGCCGGGCAGCGCGCCGCCGCCGTCCCCCTGCTCCTCCATCGCGGACTTGCGCGCGACGAACAGGTGACGGTGCGGCCCCTTCAACCCGAAGCGCCACACGCCCGCGGCGGGCAGGCCCACCAGCATCAGCCGGCTCTTCTCCAGGACGCTGGGCGCCCCCTCGCCGCCCCGCAGCGGGTACAGGCGAACCTCGCCCTCGAAATCACCGCCGTTGAGCGTCAGGTACAGGTCCGCGAGCTCCCCCGGAAACGGGATGCCGCACTCCGTCTCGGCGCGGCGGACCTCCTCCGCCAGCACACCCTCCGAGGTCGCCTTCGCCGACTTGCGCAGTGCCTCCAACCACTCGTGCATGACCCCTCCATGACATCGACAGCCACCGAGGCTCGCACCTTACGGTGCCTGGGCCTCCGTGCGCAGTGTGCATGTCGGGTTTCGTCCACCCGGCATACCTCCAGACATATCTGGAGAACCTGACACGCCCGGCCCTCCATCCCCGCCGCCCCCCTCCCCACCTGCCTTCCCCCGGCCCTCCCTCCCTGCCGCCCGCCCGCCCGTGGACCGGGCAGACCGGGTGGAAGGCGCACCCGGCGGGGGTTAGGAAGAACGCCATGGCGCATCCCGTGAGCTACGAGGCGACGACCGAGACCTTCGACTCGCTCGTCCTGGAACCCCGCGACGAGCTGGTGGTGGTGGACTTCTGGGGTCCCGGCTGCCCGAATTGCGACATCTACGCGGCGGCCGAGCCCAGCCTGCTGGCGGAGCTGGAGGGCGCGCCGATGCGCGTCGTCAAGGTCAACGCCTACGAGCATGAGGCGCTGGCCACGCGCTTCGGCCTGCACGGCATCCCCACCTTCCTCCTGTTCCTCAACGGGGAGCGGCTGGGGAAGATGAGCCAGTACTACGGCAAGCCGTACTGGCTGGGCGTCATCCGGGACCACCTGCCCAAGGCGCCGGCGGCCACCGCCTCCTGAGGCGGGGCCCGCCTCACTGGTAGCCGCGCGCCTGCAACCGGAACAGGTGCGCGTACCGCCCGTCGAGCGCCATCAGCTCGTCGTGGCTGCCCAGCTC
The DNA window shown above is from Corallococcus soli and carries:
- a CDS encoding SMI1/KNR4 family protein, with protein sequence MHEWLEALRKSAKATSEGVLAEEVRRAETECGIPFPGELADLYLTLNGGDFEGEVRLYPLRGGEGAPSVLEKSRLMLVGLPAAGVWRFGLKGPHRHLFVARKSAMEEQGDGGGALPGWVDALDAEDWVFGTWENEKKEMRLYRTLKDMLEVLVPPVEVESFGERTFARALNAVLQGALSGAEAEDEEASPLAGRTRDYSRDLASLARDVEEAEAEEAEAEASDEEAEAEDAESFVEGEEAEASDEAGTDEDVSDVEEGAQEELFTQPRPARSTSKKVPSRKQSSALPVSGGPSSAAKKGRGAPATSAGKSPTASRARAGGSATKPAAEAPAKGTARKAAVKKGAAKKAAPARGSAKKATGKAAVKKGAAKKATGKAAGKKSAAKKAPGKAAGKKSAPARGSAKKAPGKAAAKKGTAQKRGGSTAKKATAKKAAGKSAGARGATAKKSARRRS
- a CDS encoding thioredoxin family protein; this encodes MAHPVSYEATTETFDSLVLEPRDELVVVDFWGPGCPNCDIYAAAEPSLLAELEGAPMRVVKVNAYEHEALATRFGLHGIPTFLLFLNGERLGKMSQYYGKPYWLGVIRDHLPKAPAATAS
- a CDS encoding SanA/YdcF family protein — protein: MKAGGTTRVWVRRGLGLLGLGLVVVLGLSQFVRLRYQGRIVPLAVAPEAPLALVFGAGLAPGAVPSPVLAQRLDAAIALWRQGKVRALLVSGDNSAPFHDETRAMRRYLVEHGVPDAAVLGDEAGLSTYDSCLRAHTVFGADRAVLVTQRFHLSRALFIANSVGIDAWGVAADEGRATPWRYTLRETLSRVLALAMVMLEVEPGSLNSRPPTAPR